In one candidate division TA06 bacterium genomic region, the following are encoded:
- the gcvH gene encoding glycine cleavage system protein GcvH, which yields MNFPNDLKYAASHEWARIEGGMATVGITDFAQGELGDIVFVELPSVGSKVTQGKPLGTVEAVKAVSDLNAPLSGEVAEINSSLEGTPDAVNKDAYGAGWMVKIKLSNPGEASSLMDALGYEKMEKHGH from the coding sequence ATGAACTTTCCCAATGACCTCAAATATGCGGCCAGCCACGAATGGGCCAGGATCGAGGGCGGCATGGCCACCGTGGGCATCACCGACTTCGCCCAGGGCGAGCTGGGCGACATAGTTTTCGTGGAACTGCCAAGCGTGGGCAGCAAAGTTACCCAGGGCAAGCCGCTGGGCACGGTGGAGGCAGTCAAGGCGGTCTCCGACCTCAACGCTCCCCTGTCCGGCGAGGTGGCCGAGATCAACTCAAGCCTGGAGGGCACCCCGGACGCGGTCAACAAGGACGCCTACGGGGCCGGCTGGATGGTCAAGATCAAACTCTCCAATCCCGGCGAAGCTTCGTCTCTGATGGACGCCTTAGGCTACGAAAAGATGGAGAAGCACGGACATTAA